Within the Musa acuminata AAA Group cultivar baxijiao chromosome BXJ2-9, Cavendish_Baxijiao_AAA, whole genome shotgun sequence genome, the region ATAATAGCTCTTTAATCTACTACTAAATTTTGttaatatttctaaattattcTTATGAATTTATCTTCTTATTGTTCTTTTCTACCTCTTCTTCCATAATTATGTACTATCACTATGAATTGATGATGACGGGTGATAGAAAATAAGATGAAATAAGAggtaagagaaagaaaaaaatttaaataataaaatattataaatattataaatagtaagctttgtctcttttatttttatttttttattatgtaatTCCTTACTCCTACTTATTGACTTGTTTAATTATCTTTGTTTTTCatcatattttattaaatattattatattataattttttttataattagttatcatTATTATGTCGATGTATattctttcaaaagttatattgagatatttatacttatgaaagtgaaatatttaaccttatgtctttaataaattttataaatttatttttaactctataaaattatctttttaattttatataggaatgtcaaaatataaggatattaatataacttttaaaaatatagatatagagatataaatataactaattacaaggataatctataattagcttgtattttgatgattttgaattatagATTGGAAACCTATTCTACATAGTTTTATCTACATAAATGTTTATAATGTTGAAGTGTACACAAGAACTTGATCGGAAATTACTATTAAATTTGCTTCTAATAAATAAGCACATGAAAATGCTACATAAAACATAACCAAAATGAAGCAGagatattacaaaaaaaaagaaaagaaaaagagaaaattgtTTTCTTCAGTGATTAACAACATCAAATTgtacatgaaaaagaaaaaaatgaacaaTAAACTCATTAAAAATGGACAAAAATAAAATGTAACGTTAAATCACCATCAAAAGGgggaaaaaagggaaaagaaaaagaaaaaaaaaacagtaaattttggataaaaaaaagtCAATAGAAAACAACATTGATGATTCCCCTGCGACTTCGTCCACCTTCAAATCTCTCACGCGCTCCGTCCCTGTACACGTGCGTCCATCACCGGCGCCATATCCGCAACCAccccatctctctctttctcttcgtgcaTGCGTCTTCCAACGTTCTCCTCCTACGACTCTCCCCATTCAAACACTACcacctgcggcggcggcggcagcggcagcggcagcggcggcagcagcagtaggaggaagaggaggagatgacGGTGAAGGGCGGCACGAACAATGCTTGCGCCGCTTGCAAGTACCAGCGCCGCCGATGCCCCGCCGACTGCCCGCTGGCCGCCTACTTCCCCGCCGACCAGCCCAAACAGTTCCAGAACTGCCACCGCCTCTTCGGCGTCAGCAACATCCTCAAGATCATCAACAGGCTCGACCCGCCGCAGAAGGCCGAGGCCATGAAGTCCATCATCTACGAGGCCAACATCCGCGACCGCGACCCCGTCCACGGCTGCCTCGGCGTCATCTGCACCCTCCACCTGCAGATCCAGCACCTGCAGCTGGAGCTCGACACCGCCACCGCTCAGCTCGCGCTCTACCGCCATCACCACCACCAGTCCCTCCAGCTCGCGTCCCCCTTGTCGTCGGGCTCTTCCCCCATCACCGGCACCGCTGCCAACTGCCTACTCTTCGACAACGGCATTTCCATCGTCGAGAGCTGCAGCCGCGCTGACAACAGCGATATCAATACCGTCGGGCCCTTCTGGGCTCATAATTCACATGCTAACAATGACAGCACCGGCAACTCGATCGTCGCAGTCACAGCTGCAGGATTACATGCTCCGTTTGCAGGTGTAATCGAGCACGACTACGATGATATTGCGCCTTACTTCGATACCATTGACGAGGACGGAGCTTACGAATCAAGGTCGATCGAACACAACTGATTCATTGCCTCGATCGATATCATATGATTGGTTTTCTTACTGATGATTCTATTGATCAGCTCGGAGTCTTCGTTGAAGGACACGATGCAGTCGACGATGGAGCATGTCTCTCAAAACGAGCTGAAGAGCGCAGCTGCTTGCTTCACTCTCACCAATTCTGTCAATTAGGTGATCTCGTCTCATCAGTCAAATAATATGCAGCGAAATTTGATGCTTACTAAGGTAGATTACATGAAGCAGAGTTCAAATTTCTGATGAATAACAGGAGCTAGCTACAATGCGTAGCTCGATTGATGAGACTACCATTTCTTTTGTTAGGACATTGTATAGTTCGTGATAATAATTAAACAGTCTGGCTACAGTTAATTCACATCTATTATGCACTATATATCAACTCGAGGAAATATTTGACCATCCATTAATCCATCTCATCGCGGGTTTGTAGACTACTTATTTTTGAAAGATAATAAACAAGATTTCCTTTGTGAAATACATGTGATATCTGGACATCAAATGTAAGATATTCATAATAATATTCAAAATCCTTTATGGAAAGAAGACTGTATACTTATGATATCAATCATCATCGGACCCGAACAGCTGCTAGCAGTAGAAAATGAAGAAGCATTTGAAATAGAAACATCATGATGTGATGATAATTATGTTCATTAAAGGTTTATACCTTGATCAAAGTTGGAATTATCACCAAACTGTTCAACAGCTCTGTGTAGTGTCCCTGATATGTTTGTTTGTTCTAAAAAAAGggaaaattttgttttgtttatgtaAATTTGAGATGAGGTAACTATGAGATGAATGATTGACACAGTAGTAGCAATGCCATCAACCCATGCATTACTAT harbors:
- the LOC135622086 gene encoding protein ASYMMETRIC LEAVES 2-like, giving the protein MTVKGGTNNACAACKYQRRRCPADCPLAAYFPADQPKQFQNCHRLFGVSNILKIINRLDPPQKAEAMKSIIYEANIRDRDPVHGCLGVICTLHLQIQHLQLELDTATAQLALYRHHHHQSLQLASPLSSGSSPITGTAANCLLFDNGISIVESCSRADNSDINTVGPFWAHNSHANNDSTGNSIVAVTAAGLHAPFAGVIEHDYDDIAPYFDTIDEDGAYESSSESSLKDTMQSTMEHVSQNELKSAAACFTLTNSVN